The following is a genomic window from Lactococcus carnosus.
CTTTTTCTAACTTAGTCAGTCAACCAAGCTGTAACATCGATTTCAGGTGCATCATGCCACAATTTTTCAAGACGGTAAGTCAAGCGTGCATCATGTGTCATCACGTTGATCACGACATCAATCAAGTCAATCAAGACCCAACCATCTGCGCCAGCACCTTCAATACCATGAATGTCACCGCCATCTTTTTTGATTGCTTCTGCGATATTATCTACGATCGCATCGATTTGACGTGAATTCATACCTTCCATCACGACCAAAGTATCCATGACACCGCTCACTTCACGCATATCAAGGGCCACAATGTCAAGGGCTTTTTTATCATCAGCAGCTGTTACAACTGTTTGTAGTAGTAGTTCGTTTGTCATGCTTTTTATTATCTTTCTATTTTGCCAATATCAGCATTTTTTCTATTGTATCACTATGGATAGCAGCTAGTTGCCTGATATTAGAGTTGCCAATCACTAAATTATTAGTCATATCTGTTCGTTTAGTTTAACGCAATTTATCGACATAAGCGTTATACGTTAAAATTGTTTGTGGGTAAATCCTGACCTGCTGATGTGCAAGAAAAGTAACCGTATGGACTGTTTCATAAGCCACTGCTGCATCTAAATCTTCATAGGCAAGCACACGTGCTGCCTCAACACCTTCAAAGCGTCTACCAGCTTCTATATAGTCAGCGACATATAAAATTTTATCAAGTAAGCCCATCTGACTACTGCCGACTGTATGAATCTCAATCGCGCGTAACAATTCGGGATCAGTGATACCAAAGTCCTCCTGAATTTTATAGATACCAACGACACCATGCCAGACATTATTATGCCAGTTAAGTAAATCTGGATCAAGCTTGTATTTGTGAATCAGTGAGATAAAAACATCATCCGATGCTTCTTTAGCATAGTCATGTAGCAAACCAGCTAATTCAGCTTTTTCTACTGCTGCATATCCCCAGTGCACTGCTAGCTGCTTAGCAGCATCTGCCACCTGTTGCACATGTGCAAATCGCTTTGGCGATAAGGTCTCAGCTAGTTTAGTCAGTAAGACATCTCTGCTGATACCGAGTCCAGCATTATTATCAAAGACCATAAAGACCTCGTTCTTTGATAAAATCAAGTGTGCCATCCGGAATCAAGAACTTTGGCTCTATTCCCTGATGCATCATCTCTCTTAGTCCTGTAGATGAAATCGCCATCTGAGGCACATCCACCCACAAAATAGGTAATGAGGTACCTGTTCTAAATCCTGGCCGTTGTACACCAACAAGTTGTACTAAGTCAGCTACCGCTAAGGCATCTTTATGCTGTGATAAACTCGCAATCATATCGCTTCCAGCTATAAAATAAAAATCAGTATCTGTATGCGCTAGAGTTAGTGCTTGTAGGGTTTCAACAAGCGTCTGAGAGGTGTTATTCAGACGAGCCGTGTCAATACCCAAACCAGCATTTCCTTTTAAAGCACGGGATAGCAAACTGATAATCGTGCCAGCCTCATCATCATACTCAGGCATGAAAAGCACACGCTCAAGATTTAACTCTCGACGTACTTGATCTGTAATCACCAAATGCGCGACATGTATCGGCGCAAATTTACCTAAAAAAAGGCCAATTTGACGCCGATTTTCCGTCTTTTGCATATCGAGTTCAACTTTAGTATAAGGTGTGAGAAGTTCAATTCCCATAAAGACTCCTTTGTTGCGTTACGATAACCAACCTAGTATCGAGAAATCCTGCTATAGACCTGGTCCTGCCATCTACCAAATTCACATCTGCAGACAAGACACTTTGACCTGATGACTAGCAGATTAAATGGCTTTAACCTCAAGTGATAACTTGCGGTTCTCACGTTTTTCAGCGACTTTAAAGACAACCAAAATACGACCGATTGTTTGAACAACGTCAAATGACATCTCTTCAATTTCTGCTGCCACATCATTAATATCAGCATCAGAATTTTGTAAAATTGCCACTTTGATTAATTCACGCGCATCCAAAGCTTTACGGATACTCGTTTTGATTTCATTTGTTAATCCACCCTTACCGATTTGGACAATAGGTGTCAAATGGTGTGCTTGTGCACGAAGGTAGCGTTTTTGTTTTCCAGTTAATTCCATGTTTTTCTTTCTGTATGCGCTGTGCGCTAAATTATTAGTGTCACACTTGCCTTAGACAAGCGCTTTTCGAATCAAGACATCAACACCCTCAGGTACCCATGCTGCAACGACCCCACGATTCATGACACGAACCCAACCAAGGCCTGAAAAGACAATATCTGATTTGTCTTTGATTGAGAATTCTTTTCGAACCAGTTTAGGGAAATTAGCCATATCATCTGCTTGAGGTGGTGTCAGTAAACCACCCGCATGTTTTTCATAAAAGGCATCTGCACCCTCGAGCTTAGTTCGATGAATCATTAAGTGATTATCAAAGTAACCTGTCATGCCTTGCTTGTCCCCTTGAATGTAGTCAAGTCTAGCTAGACCACCCATAAATAAGGTTTGACCCGCATTCAGCTGATAGGTCTTTGGTTTAATCTCTTTTTTAGGACTAACCAACTTCAAATCATTTGGCCCAACAAAATGTGCCATTTGATGCCGGTGGATAATTCCGGGCGTATCAACGATAAAACTACCATCATCCAAAGGAATTTCGATTTTATCTAAGGTTGTCCCTGGGAACCGACTCGTCGTAATCACGTCAGCATCACCTGTCGCATTCTTGATGATTGCATTAATCAAGGTTGACTTACCAACATTGGTCACACCAACAACATAAACATCACGACCATGACGATATGTTTCAATCTCTTCCATCAGTTCTGACACATCATCTTCATGATGGGCGCTCGTTAAGACGACATCAACCGGACGAAGTCCTTCTTCATGTGCCCGTTCTCGCAACCAATTTTTAACCTTGCTTGCTTTTACTGATTTTGGTAAAATATCACGCTTGTTACCAACTAGTAAGACATCATTTCCTGATACAAACCGATGAAGACCAGGAATAACTGACCCATTAAAGTCAAAGATGTCAATCACGTTGACAACTAAAGCATCGGTATTCCCTACTTCTGTCAGTAATCTTAAAAACTCATCATCGCTGATGTTGACACCAGCAATTTCATTGTAGTGACGAAGACGGAAACAACGTTGACAATATAGTTCGCCAGTTTCAAGTCCTTTGTCCAAAGCTGATTTTGGGGTATAGCCCATCGCTTCTTTATCTTCAGTCTGCATCTCTGCACCACAGCCAATACAACGTAACGCTTCTGCTGTTGCTAAATCGTGTTCTGCCACTCAGGTTCTCCGTGTTTTTCTATCAATTTCCGCCACACACGACGCTCGCGTGCCCGATTAAATTTCGTATTCCAAGCATCTGACTCGACTAGTGGTTTGACTAACACACTACGAATCCCCGCTCTTTTTGCCGCTCTAATATCTGTCATCAGCTGATCACCCACCATGATGACATGCTCTGGTTGTTCATCCACCAGCTTGATTGCTTTTTTTATACCATAATCAAATGGTTTCATGGCACGACTAATGAAAGGTACATCAAATCGCTCCACAGCAAGCCTCACCCTATCATGGTTATTATTTGACACAACGATAACCTTGATGTTGGTTGCTTTCATCTCCGCAAGCCAGTCACGCATCTCCTGTGTACCATCTGGATTATTCCAGGCAGTTAAGGTATTATCCAAGTCAACTAGGACAGCATGAATTTGATGGCGCTTCAAACTTTCAGCAGTCAGCTGATAAGCAGCCGACAATAAAAAATCCGGTCTATAATTTTCAATGCTCATGCTTTATATTATAACATAAAAGCGCGTCTTCGTCTGACGCGCTTTTATAAAATGGCGATTTATGAGCAATTAGGCGAACTCTTAAACTCAATCCTTATGTTTTCCTAACTTTTTTCATTTTGACAATAAAGAAATACGTTCTCGCCCATAGGTCCCTTTTGCTATTAGGTCTACAAGCCCTAGCGCATAGTCTGCATAGCTAATGTGACTCTCACCAGCTTGATTGGTTTCAAATAGTTCACCTGCAACTTGATAGTCTCCTGTTTTTTCACCCTCAGCATCAAAAAGGGCTGCTGGGCTCACATAAACCCATCTCACATCCTGTCTCTGTCTTAATGCTGCTAACCCTTTTGCCATACTAGTCGCTAATGGCTTGTAGGCTGCTGGGAAGTCGAGCGTGTCTTGTAACTGTCTGGTATGTGTTTCATCCATATACAAGCTACCAGCACCACCCACGACAAATAAGGCAATCTCAGTCCCACTGAGTATATCAGCTAAGTGTTTGAGAGATGTTTCATGCTTCACTAGATCCTCAGGAGACCAAAAACCAACAGCATCAACTACCGCATCAAATCCTGCTAAATCTGATGCAGTCAACTCAAAGATATCTTTTTTCAAGACAGCTTGTGCTAGCGTTTTATTCTCGTTGCGAACAACTGCAGTGACTGACATCCCTTTGTCAACTGCTTCTTGCGTAATCAAAGAACCTGTTTTACCATTTGCTGCGATAACTGCAATTTTCATCTTAAATCCTCCTACATACTACTAGGATATAGCTAATGATATAAAAAGCCAAGTAATTCGTCCATAACCGTAATTTATAAACTAGAACTTTTAGCTGTTGACATAAAAAAAACACTAGGCAAGCCTAATGTTTTCATATCTGTTATTTCTTGTCAAATTTTTCTTTGACATCTTCAATAACATCTTCAGCTTTCTCTTTGGCGTCCGCAGCAACTTCTTTAACTTTACCGATTGCTTGGTCTAGCATGCCTTCAGCCTTTTGCTTGTCATTACCAGTAACAGTACCTGCAACATCTTTTGCTTTGCCTTTGAGTTTGTCCGTAAGTCCATTGTCTACCATAGTAAGCGCTCCTTTTTCCTTTTGATATCTTCATTTAATCACATTTGTTTAACATAATCAAGTAAAAAGGGTTACGCTTACATCTTTCATCTCATTTTAACCTTAAAACATCCTTCAACTTTAGCATTATCATACTTTTGTCCTAAATCATGACCATGTCACCTATCAAAAAAAGCAAGGTGCACATCACAAATGTATCCCTTGCTTTTCTAGCTTATTTAAATTCTTTTTTCAATTTATCGAAGAAGCCTTCTGGTTTTTGACTCGTGACCGTATGGCCACTTGCTTTAGCGAATGCTTGTAATGCGTCTCTTTGTGCATCATTTAATTTCTTAGGTGTCACGATATTGACGATGACGTGTTGATCACCATTACCAGTCCCTCTAAGTTTTGGTGCCCCTTTACCTCGTAAACGGAAATTTTGACCCGTTTGTGTCCCAGCAGGGACTTTTAGTTTGACAGTGCCATGGACAGTTGGGATTTCAACTTCATCACCAAGTGCTGCCTGAACAAATTCTAGTGGCATTTCATAGAAAATTTCGGCGCCATCACGTTCAAATTGTTTTGAGGCCGCGACATTAAAGATCACGTAAAGATCGCCATAAGGGCCACCATTTTTACCCGCATCTCCGCCACCGTTCATGCGCATTTGTTGACCAGTTTCAACACCAGCAGGGACTTTAACCTTGATTTTGTGTAGTTGTTTTTCATGACCAGACCCATGACAAGTTGGACATTTTTCTTTAATTTCTTTACCAGTACCGTGACAAACATCACAGGTAGCAGTTGTCATCACACGGCCCAGAGGCGTATCACGCGCGACTTGCACCTGACCATGACCGCCACACTTATGACAAGTTTCGGCTTTTGTACCCGGTTTAGCACCATCGCCATGACAGGTGTGACATGCTTGATCCCGATTATAGCTAACTTCTTTTTCAACACCAAAAATCGCCTCTTCAAATTTAAGGTTGACACGGTATTGTAAATCTTCACCTTGACGTGGTGCAGTCGGATTGCTTTGTCCACCGCCGCCACCAAAAAATGATGAGAAGATGTCGTCAAAGCCACCAAAACCGCCGCCACCACCAAAGCCGCTAAAGCCACCAGCGCCACCGAAACCACCGCCGTTAGCTCCTGCTGCACCATACTGATCATAGGCTGCACGATTTTGCGCATCGCCTAGTGTTTCATAGGCTTCTTGTACTTCCTTATACTTATCTTCTGCACCTGCATCCTTGTTAATATCTGGATGATATTGTTTTGACAACTTACGGTACGCTTTTTTAATTTCATCTTGGCTAGCTGACTGACTAACCCCTAGACGCTCATAATATTCTGTGTTATTCATGTGAGAAGAAACCTCTTTTATTTTTTTAAATTTTTAGTGTAAGTCTATTTTACCATGTTTGACCAATTTTGACAAAAAAATTAGCACTCTTTTTTTAGAGTGCTAATTTACTATTTTATAACCAATCGCCTGACATCCTTATTCAGAACTAGCTTGGCAAAAATGATTGGTATACCGACAATCAAGCCGATTAATAAGCCAATATCTAATGGTGTACTAATAAACCTACTAGGTAAGAAAAATGTTAAAACAAAATCCAGGATGACTAATACTAAAATACCACTGTAAAACGGAAGTCGTAACTTATCTAACTTAATATAAAAAGTATCTTGTTCAAGTGAATAGTGCTTATGCAAGATCATGATAATCGGCAAAAGTATCACCAATAAAATCAAGAAATAAACTGGATAAGCGATCGATTTTAGGAAGGCATTTAGAGATGGCATCTTTAACAGAGAGACTATATTGCTCCCAGCTAGTAGGCAAGCTGGTACCCCTAAAAATAGCGTTAAGAGTTTATAAATCGGTTTTCCGACTAGGGCATTGACAAAGCTGATTAATAGGACCATACCAAGTGAGATAGATAGGCTATTGCCACCTTGCACCAGTAAATCTTTCCAGGGTATTGTAATATACTGACCTGGTATAAATAGGGTACGCGTGAGGTGGGTGATCACTGACAAAACAGTAATCATCGCTAGTGGAATACCCGCCCAATAAATAAACTGAACAAGATTTAAGCGATTCACCTCACCTGTTCGCCCTTTGATAAAGGCGGTCACCTTGGTCAGCTGATCCACGATCAGTAAGATGCCATATAGTGCAGCAAAGGCCAGACAGATATTGAGGCCCATTAACCCGATTTTATTGATTGAAACCTGTTCTGTATACTGACCATTCTCACCGACTGAAGGGATATATCTTAGTACAGCGGTTGAAAAATAAGGGTCGCTCCTATAATTTCGCTGGTCCTCACTATAGTAGCTCAACAGATCTGTTTTTAAGGCATCATAAGTCAATGGCGCAAACTGATAAATAGTTTTAGCCAAAATAGGTTCACTACTATCTCGTGGTAGCGTTCTTACCATGCTAATCGTTTCGAGATAACGTTGATAGTCATTTGGGAAGTCCTGTGCATAGACATCGGCTTTGGGATGCGTTTTGAGATAAGTTCTCGTCTTCTGATAGGCTGCTTTACTTGTAGACTGTACAACGATTTTTTCCCACCTATGCCACTGAACACTATCGTTAGCCATACTTGTTAAACCAGCTACGATGATTAAGGCATATAAGCCAATTAGCCAACTTTTCCGTAGTTTGAAGTATACTTTCATTATGTTTTTCATCTGCCTTACCCCAATTCCTTTCTAAAAATATCCTCTGTTGTCACCTGTAAAATCTCGACAAACCGATAGGTTGTCGTATCGGTAAAGATAGCTGGTATCAAGGACTCTGAAATCAAGGCAACATAGACGCGTCCACGCTTTTCTAAAATCGTAGCAACATCAAGTAGATTTGAAGCAAGGGTATCTCCTTCATAAACAAATTGAATTTTAACAATGTCTGACTCACAAACTTGTTCCGTAATCTGCGTCCCCTTAATTAATAACAGGCGATCCGCTAGGCTATCAAGTTCTGCTAAATTATGTGTGGCAATCATGGCACTTCTACCTGCATCAACCAACTCAAGTAACATCTTTTTGAAATAATCTTTTACAAAGATATCTAAGCCGTCTAAGGGCTCATCAAAGAGTAGATAGGTTGCTTGACTTGCTATCCCTGCAGCTAGATAGACCAAGGCTTTTTGACCTTTTGAAAAAGTTGAAATCGTTTTATCCGTGGGCAAATTCTGTGAGGATAGAATCATCATAAACTGGTCCTGGTCAAATTCGGGGTAGAACATCGTCAGCACGTCTATGACTGTCGTCGCATGATAGGCGGACATCCAGTTTGATAAGGTGTCTACATAGAAAACAGAGGCTCGACCTTTTTCTCCTAGTAAAATTTCCCCATTATCTGCTAGCATCTCACCTGCAATCAGTCGCATTAACGTGGTCTTACCAGCACCATTCCGACCAACTAGCCCGATGACACTGCCAGCTGTCATCTCAAAAGACACAGCCTCTAAGATCATTTTACCTGCAATCGCTTTACTTACATCCTTAACTTGTAATGTCATGATAAACTCCTTTTGCTAACGCTATGATGCTAGATTCTTCAATATGATGATCTCGCATCTCCCTCACCAAAGTCAAATAGGCTGCCTTTAGTTCTGTCACATGAAAGGCCTGTAATTTTGCTGCATCATCACTGATAAAGTTACCCTTACTAGGTATTGAAGTAAGCACCCCCTCGTTTTCTAATGTCTTATAAACTTTGACAGCCGTATTCGGATTAATCTGCTTTTCCAAGGCGAAATTACGTACACTGGGTAATTTATCACCAGGTTTTAAAATGCCAGCTGCAATATCACTTTTAATTTCATTGGCCAACTGCTCATATATTGCGAGTTTATTCATGATTCTCCTTCCAATCCGTATCTATTGTACTATTATAAATAGTACACTTATTTTTGTCAAGTATTCCTTAATATTAGATAAAATAAAAAAACCATCATCGCTCATGATTTTTTCATTTTTTTATGGATAGGTGCTGCAACTACTGTAAATAAAAAGGTTAAAAGTGTGATAACAAGCGCAGGAATTAGCAAAATAAGTCGAGGCAAATAACCAAAAATCATCGGCTTTTGCGGGCCTTTTATTGCTGCGATTTCGGCATCAAGTCTATCAAATTCTGACTCGATACGACGTGCAACCTCAGCAAGACCATCACTGTCTAACTTCTTGATATCTGAGATATCAATCGGGTTACCGAAATTCATATCAACTCGTTCTCGTTTAGCTAATCCTTTGAAAGTCATCGGTCCTTGATAGACAGCAGGCATAATCCGTACCTTGGCCATTTTTGCAATGACCGCAACACCACCCTTTACATCTTTCGAGTGGCGTGACCCAGAAGGAAACATAATGAGTGAGCGATTTGATGTTTTCAAAATTTTAGTTGGATACTTGATTGTACTAGGTCCAGGATGTTCGCGATCAATCGGAAATGCACCACACTTTTCAATCCAATACCCAAAGAAAGGATTTTTAAACAATTCCTTTTTAGCCATAAAAATAAACTCTTTTGGCTTAGTAGCAAAGGCCAAATAAACGGGATCCCACCAAGTTCTATGGGGGGCAACTAGAATATAATTCTCAGTTTTATCCAATATTTTTTCTGTGTTATGATAATGGGCATTCCCATTTAACATCCATAACAGAAAAGTGACAAAATTTCTAAGGTAGGTATAAAACATATTTTTTTCCTTTATGATAGTTTGGCTAGGCGTTACGATGTCTAATTTACAATAAAAAAAAATAGACTAGTAAGTCTATTTTACCATATTTAGTTGAGGTTGACCCTATACTTATCTGACCAACTTATTTTCTGTGACATGAATATCGTCCACTTCAAATCCAGCTGTTTTAAAAATAGCTTCAATCTCTGCCGTACTAAGCTTACCGATCAATTGGAATTCAACAGCAGATTTTTTATTTTCAGTATTAATCTGGATGATACTTCTCACATCGAGCAGATGCTCTGCCAACAATTCTGCTACTTTTGCCAATGACCCTACTGTATCTGGCATCAAAAGCCGCACATGCACGCCAGCTTCACCGTAACCTGCTACTCTGAGAAAGGCACCAAAAACATCTTTATCCGTAATCAAACCGCTGATCTGATCATTATCAACAACAGGCAAGACACCGACATTATGTTGCCGCATTTGATAAACGGCATCCTCTAGCGTCGCGTATTTTGAGATTGTTAGGACATCACGAATCATGACTTCACCAACGGTTGTCTTGTTAAGCAAATAATTCATCTCATAAACTGATAAAGAAGTCGCCACTGAAGGACTCGCTTTCTCAATCGTTCCAGCAGTGACTAGTCCAACTAACTTGTCATCCGCAATAACTGGTAATCTATGGATACCTTGTTCCTTCATGATATCCGCAGCCTTGGCTATCTTAGTCGTTGGTGAGACATAGATAACTTTTTTAGTCATAAAATCTTTCACTGCCATAATCAATTCCCCCGATTTCTGTTAACGTCACCTTATTTTAACATGATAGCCTCATAAAATCACGTCAGAAGCTATCGCTAAATCATATGAACGATTAACCGCCAAGATAAGCTTTTCGGACATCGTCAGAAGCTAGTAGTTCTTTACCTGTGCCAGATAAAATAACTTTTCCAGTTTCTAAGACATAACCACGATCAGCAATAGATAAGGCCATATTGGCATTCTGCTCAATCAAGAGAACAGTCGTCCCTTGTTTTTGAATATCCTTGATGATCTCAAAGATTTCTTGAATAAAGATTGGTGCTAGCCCCATTGAAGGTTCATCCAATAACAAGAGTTTAGGTTGACTCATCAAGGCACGCCCCATGGCAAGCATTTGTTGTTCCCCACCAGATAAAGTCGCGGCATCTTGCCCTTTACGCTCTTCTAAACGCGGAAAACGTGCAAAAATTTTCTTCAAATTTTGTGCATTCTCCTCACGATTTTTACGTAAAAAAGCCCCCATCTCCAAGTTTTCCATAACAGTCAAGCCAGGAAAGACATGACGGCCTTCTGGTACCTGTGATAAGCCACTCGCTACGATCTTTTGAGCTGGCGTTTTATGAATATCTTTTCCTTCAAATTGAATCGTCCCATTTGAAGGTCGAACTAGACCTGAAATCGTTCGTAGAATAGATGTTTTACCAGCACCGTTTGCCCCGATAAGCGAGACAACTTCACCCTCATTGACTTCAAAAGAAACGTCACGAACAGCTTGAATGACACCATAATGCACATCAAGATTATTAATAGTTAACATCACCATTATGCTTCTCCTCCCAAATAAGCTTCGATAACACGCTTATTGTTTTTGATTTCATCTGGCGTACCATGTGCAATCAAACGACCATATTCTAAAACATAGATCCGTTCGGTCACATTCATGACAAGACTCATATCATGTTCAATCAATAGAATCGTGATGTTAAACTGTTGTTGAATTTGCTTGATAAGCGCCGTTAATTCTGCCGTTTCTTGCGGATTCATCCCCGCAGCAGGTTCATCCAAGAATAAAATCTTTGGTTTCGTCGCAAGCGCACGCACAATCTCCAAACGACGTTGTTCACCGTATGGTAAATTTTTTGCCAAGCTAGCTTGCTTGACATCTAAATCAAAGATAGCGAGTAGCTCTAAAGCTTCTTTTTTCATCTCTGCTTCTTGCTTATAATAAGCAGGCAAGCGGAAAAATGATGCAAAAAGACGGGATTTTTTTCTTGTTCCCATGGCAATCAAGACATTATCCAAGACAGTCAAGTTTTTAAATAGACGAATGTTTTGGAAAGTACGGGATAAACCAGCAGCAGCAATTTTATAAGTCGACAAGCCATTTAATATATCGCCAGCCAACGTCACTGTACCTTCAGATGGTTCATAGACACCAGTTAACAGATTGAACAACGTTGTTTTACCAGCACCATTTGGCCCGATAAGCCCAACAAGCTCAGACTCACCAAGTTCAAGATTGACATCTCCGACAGCTGTTAAGCCACCAAAGTTTTTTGTAAGATTTTTTACTTCAAGAAGTGCCATTAGTTAGACTCCTTATTTTCTTTTTTATTGAAGAAACGTGAGAGTTTGAACTCCCATGTGCCAAGTAAGCCACCTGGGCGGAAAATCATGACTAAGATCAGGATCAATGAGTAGATGATCATCCGAATCGCCCCAAAATCTTGTAGGAACATATTAAGTAAGCCCAAGATAATTGCGGCAATGATTGTCCCTGTAATTGAGCCTAATCCACCTAGTACAACAATAATCAAGGCATCTACTGATTTCATCCATGTGAAATCTTTAGGTGTTACAGTCCCGATAAAACCAGCATATAGGCTACCCGCAACTGCTGTCACCATGGCACCGATTGTAAAGGCAATGACTTTAACACGTGTCACGTTTACACCCATCGACTCAGATGCAATCTCGTCTTCACGAACTGATAAAGTCGCACGACCTGATGGTGAATTGATAAAATTCAAGATCAAGACAATCACGATAACAGCGAAGATGAAAGTCATCCCCCAGTCAGTAAAGAGGACAATGCCTGATAAACCAGCAGCACCATTTGTTAGGTCCCCACCGTTCATAATCAGGATACGAATAATTTCAGACACACCAAGTGTTGCGATGGCTAGATAGTCACCTTTCAGACGCAAAGTCGGATAACCAACAATAATCGCGACGATACCCGCAACAATTGCCCCAATCAGCATTGACAAGAAAATCGTTCCCCAAGTTGGTGCCATACGAGCTGAGATAATCGCAGACGAATAAGCCCCAATTGCCATAAAACCAGCTGAACCAAATGAGAATTGACCAGTAAAGCCGATGACCAGATTCAGACCAACTGCAACGATCAGGTTTATCCCAATTTGCGTGATGATTTGGGCAACAAATTCATTGATTACACCAGCATTGATAAGCCCGATTAAGATACCATAAATAACAGCAATAATAACGAGCCAGATAATCGATAGTTTTAGATTTTTTTTCATTACCTTACACCTTCTCTTTCACGTTTTTGCCTAGGATACCGGCAGGACGGATTAAAAGAATGATGATCAAGACAGCATAAACCACTGCATCTTTATAGCCTGCTACCCATGATAATTTACCTGGAAGCGACTGAGCAACTGTCTCAAGCAGACCGATAACAATACCGCCAAGCGCAGCACCAGGAATGATCCCAATCCCACCGAGAACTGCTGCAACAAAGGCTTTAAGCCCTGGTGCCATCCCCATAAGTGGATCGATCGAGCCATAATAAAGACCGATTAAGACACCAGCCGCACCAGCAAGCGCTGAACCAAGTGCAAAGGTAAAACTAATCGTCCGATCGACATTTATCCCCATCAGACGTGCCGCATCTGCCTCAACTGAAACAGCACGCATGGCTTTGCCCATTTTTGTCTTTTTAACGATGAGCTGCAATAAAATCATCAAAATAATAGCTGTTACCAGAATCATCAGTTGCACATTTGTGATGGTCACGCTACCCAGTGAATACTTTTCTACGTTAATCGCACTTGGAAATTGACGTGAGGCAGAGCCGACGAAATAAATCATCACGTTTTCAAGCAAGAATGACACACCGATCGCAGTGATCAAGGCTGCTACCTTACTTGACTTACGGAGTGGACGATAGGCCAAAAATTCGATGACCATACCCAATATCGCACAGCCAATCATTGACAAAATTAAGGCGATGAAAAAATTTAAGTGCAGGAAGTTAATAAAATAATAACCCATAAAAGCGCCCATCATATAGACGTCTCCATGCGCAAAGTTGA
Proteins encoded in this region:
- a CDS encoding ATP-binding cassette domain-containing protein, whose protein sequence is MTLQVKDVSKAIAGKMILEAVSFEMTAGSVIGLVGRNGAGKTTLMRLIAGEMLADNGEILLGEKGRASVFYVDTLSNWMSAYHATTVIDVLTMFYPEFDQDQFMMILSSQNLPTDKTISTFSKGQKALVYLAAGIASQATYLLFDEPLDGLDIFVKDYFKKMLLELVDAGRSAMIATHNLAELDSLADRLLLIKGTQITEQVCESDIVKIQFVYEGDTLASNLLDVATILEKRGRVYVALISESLIPAIFTDTTTYRFVEILQVTTEDIFRKELG
- a CDS encoding GntR family transcriptional regulator, with translation MNKLAIYEQLANEIKSDIAAGILKPGDKLPSVRNFALEKQINPNTAVKVYKTLENEGVLTSIPSKGNFISDDAAKLQAFHVTELKAAYLTLVREMRDHHIEESSIIALAKGVYHDITS
- a CDS encoding lysophospholipid acyltransferase family protein, yielding MFYTYLRNFVTFLLWMLNGNAHYHNTEKILDKTENYILVAPHRTWWDPVYLAFATKPKEFIFMAKKELFKNPFFGYWIEKCGAFPIDREHPGPSTIKYPTKILKTSNRSLIMFPSGSRHSKDVKGGVAVIAKMAKVRIMPAVYQGPMTFKGLAKRERVDMNFGNPIDISDIKKLDSDGLAEVARRIESEFDRLDAEIAAIKGPQKPMIFGYLPRLILLIPALVITLLTFLFTVVAAPIHKKMKKS
- a CDS encoding CBS and ACT domain-containing protein — encoded protein: MAVKDFMTKKVIYVSPTTKIAKAADIMKEQGIHRLPVIADDKLVGLVTAGTIEKASPSVATSLSVYEMNYLLNKTTVGEVMIRDVLTISKYATLEDAVYQMRQHNVGVLPVVDNDQISGLITDKDVFGAFLRVAGYGEAGVHVRLLMPDTVGSLAKVAELLAEHLLDVRSIIQINTENKKSAVEFQLIGKLSTAEIEAIFKTAGFEVDDIHVTENKLVR
- a CDS encoding ABC transporter ATP-binding protein, which encodes MVMLTINNLDVHYGVIQAVRDVSFEVNEGEVVSLIGANGAGKTSILRTISGLVRPSNGTIQFEGKDIHKTPAQKIVASGLSQVPEGRHVFPGLTVMENLEMGAFLRKNREENAQNLKKIFARFPRLEERKGQDAATLSGGEQQMLAMGRALMSQPKLLLLDEPSMGLAPIFIQEIFEIIKDIQKQGTTVLLIEQNANMALSIADRGYVLETGKVILSGTGKELLASDDVRKAYLGG
- a CDS encoding ABC transporter ATP-binding protein, encoding MALLEVKNLTKNFGGLTAVGDVNLELGESELVGLIGPNGAGKTTLFNLLTGVYEPSEGTVTLAGDILNGLSTYKIAAAGLSRTFQNIRLFKNLTVLDNVLIAMGTRKKSRLFASFFRLPAYYKQEAEMKKEALELLAIFDLDVKQASLAKNLPYGEQRRLEIVRALATKPKILFLDEPAAGMNPQETAELTALIKQIQQQFNITILLIEHDMSLVMNVTERIYVLEYGRLIAHGTPDEIKNNKRVIEAYLGGEA
- a CDS encoding branched-chain amino acid ABC transporter permease, whose amino-acid sequence is MKKNLKLSIIWLVIIAVIYGILIGLINAGVINEFVAQIITQIGINLIVAVGLNLVIGFTGQFSFGSAGFMAIGAYSSAIISARMAPTWGTIFLSMLIGAIVAGIVAIIVGYPTLRLKGDYLAIATLGVSEIIRILIMNGGDLTNGAAGLSGIVLFTDWGMTFIFAVIVIVLILNFINSPSGRATLSVREDEIASESMGVNVTRVKVIAFTIGAMVTAVAGSLYAGFIGTVTPKDFTWMKSVDALIIVVLGGLGSITGTIIAAIILGLLNMFLQDFGAIRMIIYSLILILVMIFRPGGLLGTWEFKLSRFFNKKENKESN